Proteins from a genomic interval of Afifella aestuarii:
- the guaD gene encoding guanine deaminase, producing MVSTKSAAPGRVDAIRGRLLWFEADPYLAGEREAVRYLEDGLLVLKDGRIAAVGEAGALATTLPENAVIADHRPHLVMPGLIDPHLHMPQTQVIASYGAHLLEWLEKYTFVEEQKYADPGICAVASTFLLDELLRSGTTSGAVYGSVHPESADALFAEAFKRNMRLVAGKVMMDRAAPDALLDTPETGYEESKALIEKWHGHGRLSYAITPRFAVTSSEAQLEAAGALAAEYPQMHIQTHLSENTLEIETVARDFSWSEDYTAVYERYGLVRKKALFGHCIHLSKRERQALAQAGASAISCPTSNLFLGSGLFDLAAMRAAEPAVKVGVATDIGGGTSYSMLQTVSEFYKVLALKEQRLTPFEAFHMLTLGNAEALCLDDRIGTFRPGMEADCVVLDSAATPAMRWRMERVETLFEELFVLMMLGDDRAVAATYLMGAPAYSSEKA from the coding sequence ATGGTGAGCACGAAATCCGCCGCTCCGGGCCGGGTGGACGCGATCCGCGGCCGGCTTCTGTGGTTTGAGGCCGATCCCTATCTCGCCGGCGAGCGCGAGGCCGTGCGCTATCTCGAGGACGGGCTTCTCGTTCTGAAAGACGGGCGGATCGCGGCCGTGGGTGAAGCGGGCGCGCTCGCGACGACGCTGCCCGAAAATGCCGTCATCGCCGATCACCGCCCGCATCTCGTCATGCCGGGCTTGATCGACCCGCATCTCCATATGCCGCAGACGCAGGTGATCGCCTCCTACGGCGCGCATCTTCTGGAATGGCTGGAGAAATACACGTTTGTCGAGGAGCAGAAATACGCCGATCCCGGCATTTGCGCGGTGGCCTCGACCTTCCTTCTCGACGAGCTTTTGCGCTCCGGCACGACGAGCGGCGCGGTTTATGGCTCGGTGCATCCAGAATCCGCCGACGCGCTCTTTGCCGAGGCGTTCAAGCGGAACATGCGGCTTGTCGCCGGCAAGGTGATGATGGACCGGGCCGCACCGGACGCGCTCCTCGATACACCGGAGACGGGATATGAGGAGTCAAAGGCGCTGATCGAGAAATGGCACGGGCACGGCCGGCTCTCTTATGCGATCACGCCGCGCTTTGCCGTCACGTCGTCGGAGGCACAGCTCGAGGCGGCCGGTGCGCTCGCGGCGGAATACCCTCAGATGCACATCCAGACGCATCTGTCGGAGAACACGCTCGAGATCGAAACCGTCGCCCGCGATTTTTCATGGTCTGAGGATTATACCGCCGTCTACGAACGCTACGGGCTGGTGCGGAAGAAGGCGCTGTTCGGCCATTGCATCCATCTCTCTAAGCGTGAACGCCAGGCGCTGGCGCAGGCCGGGGCCTCCGCGATCTCGTGTCCGACCTCGAACCTTTTCCTGGGCTCCGGTCTTTTCGATCTTGCGGCCATGCGCGCGGCCGAACCGGCGGTGAAGGTCGGGGTCGCAACCGATATCGGCGGCGGCACCTCCTATTCGATGCTCCAGACGGTGTCGGAATTCTACAAGGTGCTGGCGCTCAAGGAGCAGCGGCTGACGCCGTTCGAGGCCTTTCACATGCTGACGCTCGGCAATGCCGAGGCGCTCTGCCTCGACGATCGTATCGGCACGTTCCGGCCCGGGATGGAGGCCGATTGCGTCGTGCTCGACAGTGCCGCGACACCGGCCATGCGCTGGCGCATGGAGAGGGTGGAGACGCTCTTTGAAGAGCTCTTCGTGCTGATGATGCTGGGCGATGATCGCGCGGTTGCCGCGACTTATCTAATGGGTGCGCCCGCTTACAGTTCCGAAAAGGCTTAG
- a CDS encoding ABC transporter permease produces MRLRLEPRREASRAMLYGTPVLAVALTVLAGILIFSLMGYDGLAAIYQIFVAPIADPYRWQDLFVKAAPLITIALGLAIGFRANVWNIGAEGQYIVGALAGTGVALATWDMEGYWILPAMVAAGILGGLLWAAIPAFLKTRFNVNEILTSLMLTYVAVQLLYYLMRGPWRDPEGYGFPQTRLFSEWQTLPTVVQGTLVHLGVPVAFFLAIAVWIVLSRTVTGFQVRIVGLAPQAARYGGFSARGTVWLTLLTSGAFAGLAGIFEAAGPFQQMTPQFSVNYGFTAIIVAFLGRLHPLGIVLAGMVLAVSYVGGENAQTALGLPYAATGMFQAMMLFFLLAVDILVRYRLRVVVPADLSRPAEARHPHIRQADEGSRTSSTPLDKQRESLSA; encoded by the coding sequence ATGCGGCTTAGGCTGGAGCCGCGCCGCGAGGCGAGCCGGGCGATGCTCTACGGGACGCCGGTTCTCGCTGTCGCGCTCACCGTCCTTGCGGGTATCCTGATCTTTTCGCTCATGGGCTATGACGGGCTGGCGGCGATCTATCAGATCTTCGTCGCGCCGATCGCCGATCCCTATCGCTGGCAGGACCTCTTCGTGAAGGCCGCGCCGCTCATCACCATCGCGCTCGGGCTGGCCATCGGCTTTCGCGCCAATGTCTGGAACATCGGCGCGGAGGGCCAGTATATCGTCGGCGCACTCGCCGGCACGGGGGTGGCGCTCGCCACCTGGGACATGGAAGGCTACTGGATCCTGCCGGCGATGGTCGCGGCGGGCATTCTCGGCGGTCTCCTCTGGGCCGCGATCCCGGCGTTTCTGAAGACGCGCTTCAACGTCAACGAGATCCTGACCAGCCTGATGCTGACCTATGTGGCGGTGCAGCTTCTCTATTATCTGATGCGCGGACCCTGGCGCGATCCGGAAGGCTACGGCTTCCCGCAGACGCGCCTGTTCTCCGAATGGCAGACGCTGCCGACCGTCGTGCAGGGCACGCTCGTGCATCTGGGTGTCCCCGTCGCCTTCTTTCTGGCAATCGCCGTCTGGATCGTCCTGTCGCGCACGGTGACGGGCTTTCAGGTGCGGATCGTCGGCCTCGCCCCGCAGGCGGCGCGTTATGGCGGCTTTTCCGCCCGCGGCACGGTCTGGCTGACGCTTCTCACCTCCGGCGCCTTTGCCGGGCTCGCCGGCATTTTCGAAGCGGCCGGTCCGTTTCAGCAGATGACGCCGCAGTTTTCCGTCAATTACGGCTTCACGGCGATCATCGTCGCCTTTCTCGGGCGCCTGCATCCGCTCGGCATCGTGCTTGCGGGCATGGTCCTGGCCGTGTCCTATGTGGGCGGCGAGAACGCTCAGACGGCGCTCGGCCTTCCCTATGCGGCGACCGGCATGTTTCAGGCGATGATGCTGTTCTTCCTGCTCGCGGTCGACATTCTCGTGCGCTACCGCCTGCGGGTGGTGGTACCGGCCGATCTCAGCCGGCCGGCGGAGGCGCGCCATCCGCACATAAGGCAGGCCGACGAAGGCTCCCGGACGTCATCCACTCCCCTCGACAAGCAAAGAGAAAGTCTCAGCGCGTGA
- the xdhC gene encoding xanthine dehydrogenase accessory protein XdhC — translation MSGLCQKMRAALDEGRKAILIEVDEAKGSTPREAGAAMLVTETDFAGTIGGGMLEYEALAEARRMLAGERGSDAREVPLGPDLGQCCGGRVGLSFRRVDRALAAEMEAREMAEREISPSVVVFGAGHVGRALAMALAPLPFRTTIVDPREEMLSDLPEGVATVWTALPEAVIAEAAPGSAAIIATHSHALDFAVAYAALKRGDFAYTGMIGSKTKRAQFERWACGEGLARANVDRLILPIGSRTLKDKRPPVIAALVAAEVAVCLLEKRPSVQADAIATRTCRERHGDGRQTATARA, via the coding sequence ATGAGCGGGCTCTGCCAGAAGATGCGCGCCGCGCTCGACGAAGGCCGGAAGGCGATCCTCATCGAAGTCGACGAGGCGAAAGGCTCCACGCCGCGCGAGGCGGGGGCGGCGATGCTGGTGACGGAGACGGACTTCGCCGGCACGATCGGCGGTGGCATGCTCGAATATGAGGCGCTGGCCGAGGCCCGCCGGATGCTGGCGGGTGAGCGAGGCTCGGACGCGCGCGAGGTTCCGCTCGGCCCCGATCTCGGTCAGTGCTGCGGCGGCCGTGTCGGCCTCTCCTTCCGGCGCGTCGATCGGGCGCTGGCGGCGGAGATGGAGGCCCGTGAGATGGCCGAGCGCGAGATCTCTCCGAGCGTCGTCGTCTTCGGGGCGGGCCATGTCGGCCGGGCGCTCGCCATGGCTCTGGCTCCACTCCCCTTCCGCACGACCATCGTCGATCCACGCGAAGAAATGCTCAGCGACTTGCCGGAGGGCGTGGCGACGGTCTGGACGGCGCTGCCGGAGGCTGTCATCGCCGAGGCGGCGCCGGGTTCGGCCGCGATCATCGCCACGCACAGCCATGCGCTCGACTTCGCCGTCGCCTATGCCGCACTGAAACGCGGTGATTTTGCCTATACCGGGATGATCGGATCGAAAACGAAACGGGCACAGTTCGAGCGCTGGGCTTGCGGGGAAGGGCTCGCGCGCGCCAATGTGGACCGGCTGATCCTGCCGATCGGAAGCAGAACCTTGAAGGACAAGAGGCCGCCTGTGATTGCCGCGCTCGTCGCGGCGGAGGTGGCGGTCTGCTTGTTGGAAAAACGGCCATCCGTGCAGGCGGATGCGATAGCCACACGGACATGCAGGGAAAGACATGGCGACGGAAGGCAAACCGCCACGGCTCGCGCTTGA
- a CDS encoding DUF4112 domain-containing protein — translation MDRTASSRFDTGFDRTSSRQHSAVEIERELNRLESLAKMMDARFGVPGFRFGFDSLIGLIPGIGDAAGGIISAYLIYRAHQLGADTDVKAKMVRNAGFDFALGLVPLVGDLGDVYFKANLRNVRLLTEHLREKHGIGMVDVTGDAHMRDVTPKNATAQKRR, via the coding sequence ATGGACCGCACCGCTTCATCTCGTTTCGACACCGGCTTCGACCGCACCTCTTCGCGCCAGCACAGCGCTGTAGAAATCGAGCGCGAGCTCAACCGGCTTGAATCGCTGGCGAAGATGATGGATGCGCGCTTCGGCGTGCCCGGTTTCCGTTTCGGCTTCGATTCCCTGATCGGCCTCATCCCCGGCATCGGCGATGCGGCGGGCGGCATCATCTCCGCCTATCTCATCTACCGCGCCCATCAGCTCGGCGCCGACACGGACGTGAAGGCGAAGATGGTGCGCAATGCCGGCTTCGACTTCGCGCTCGGCCTCGTGCCCCTCGTCGGCGATCTCGGCGACGTCTATTTCAAGGCCAATCTGCGCAATGTCCGGCTTCTGACCGAGCATCTTCGGGAAAAGCACGGCATCGGCATGGTCGACGTCACCGGCGATGCACACATGCGCGACGTGACCCCGAAGAATGCGACGGCGCAGAAGCGCCGCTAA
- a CDS encoding NAD(P)/FAD-dependent oxidoreductase gives MPRPFPPSWYHLTAGDRPERPMLSGQTDADVCVIGGGLAGLSAALHLAEAGTRVVLLEADRLGYGASGRNGGQIHSGQRRDILWLEKHYGFERAKALWQVGEEAKALVRGLAARFGCDITNGLIDVFHRPADEKENAHFVETLRERYDYPDIEVLSREEAAAAVGSPSYYGGCRDTGAGHLDPYAFLLGLAGATEAAGARLYEDSPALSYRKENGRFRVQTPSGEVTAERLIVTTNGRSGPFEAVTRGRTVGVNSFMVATEPLGDLAETVLPGGECASDSYFVICYWRKSADGRLLFGGGESSAGRIPSDIGSFVRPHFLRVYPQLKDIKIAHGWGGVVSITPARMPFIREIAPGVMTAAGFSGQGVALAPYVGKLLAEEALGRVPQELALYTDLKVGRVPGITALRRAMVSLAIWHGQLVDRF, from the coding sequence GTGCCGCGGCCTTTCCCGCCCTCCTGGTACCATCTGACAGCCGGTGACCGCCCCGAAAGGCCGATGCTCTCGGGACAGACGGACGCCGATGTCTGCGTTATCGGCGGCGGCCTCGCCGGCCTTTCCGCGGCCCTGCATCTCGCCGAAGCGGGGACGCGGGTGGTGCTGCTGGAGGCGGACCGCCTCGGCTACGGCGCGTCGGGGCGCAATGGCGGCCAGATCCATTCCGGCCAGCGCCGCGACATTCTCTGGCTCGAAAAGCATTACGGCTTTGAGCGTGCCAAGGCGCTCTGGCAGGTGGGCGAAGAGGCAAAAGCGCTCGTGCGCGGCCTTGCCGCCCGCTTCGGCTGCGACATCACCAACGGTCTCATCGACGTCTTCCACCGGCCGGCCGACGAAAAGGAAAACGCCCATTTCGTCGAGACGCTGCGGGAGCGCTACGATTATCCCGACATCGAGGTCTTGAGCCGTGAGGAAGCGGCAGCGGCGGTCGGCTCGCCCTCCTATTACGGCGGCTGTCGCGACACAGGCGCCGGCCATCTCGACCCTTACGCCTTTCTCCTTGGCCTCGCCGGCGCGACCGAGGCCGCAGGCGCCCGCCTTTACGAAGACAGCCCCGCCCTCTCCTACAGGAAAGAGAACGGGCGTTTTCGCGTCCAAACACCGTCCGGCGAGGTGACGGCGGAGCGCCTCATCGTCACCACCAACGGGCGCTCGGGCCCGTTCGAGGCCGTCACCCGCGGGCGCACCGTCGGCGTCAACAGCTTCATGGTGGCGACGGAACCGCTCGGCGATCTCGCCGAAACCGTGCTGCCCGGCGGCGAATGCGCCTCCGACAGCTATTTCGTCATCTGCTACTGGCGCAAATCGGCGGACGGTCGTCTCCTCTTCGGCGGCGGCGAAAGCAGCGCCGGGCGCATCCCCTCCGACATCGGCAGCTTCGTGCGGCCGCATTTCCTGCGCGTCTATCCGCAGCTGAAGGACATCAAGATCGCCCATGGCTGGGGCGGCGTCGTCTCGATCACGCCGGCGCGCATGCCCTTCATCCGCGAGATCGCGCCGGGCGTCATGACGGCCGCCGGCTTTTCCGGCCAGGGCGTGGCGCTCGCGCCCTATGTCGGCAAGCTCCTCGCCGAAGAGGCGCTCGGCCGTGTGCCGCAGGAACTCGCCCTCTACACCGACCTCAAGGTCGGCCGCGTGCCCGGCATCACCGCACTCCGCCGCGCCATGGTGAGCCTCGCCATCTGGCACGGCCAGCTCGTCGACCGGTTCTGA
- a CDS encoding BMP family ABC transporter substrate-binding protein, protein MNRRQILVGSAATLALPALIGRAAAQDGPLNVGFVYVGPIGDYGWSHAHDEARKKAQEHFGDKIKTNYVENVAEGPDAERVIRQLAQQGNKLIFTTSFGFMNSTIKVAKQFPDVHFEHATGYKTADNVGIYNARFYEGRAVIGTIAGMMSKSGKAGYVGSVPIPEVVRGINAFTLAAQKVNPDFTTQVVWVNSWYDPAKEADAAKALIDQGCDIISQHTDSPAPLQAAEQRGVYAFGQASNMIDFAPKAHLTAITDNWGPYYIDQIQKQLDGEWEPGNIWWGIEKGLVGIAPYNDIMPADVKEAADKVKNGIASGEIHPFSGPITDQSGEVKVPEGDTIPDEQLLGLDWYVKGVQS, encoded by the coding sequence ATGAACAGGCGCCAGATCTTGGTCGGCAGCGCCGCGACCCTTGCTCTTCCCGCTCTGATCGGCCGGGCCGCCGCCCAGGACGGGCCGCTCAATGTCGGCTTCGTCTATGTCGGGCCGATCGGCGATTACGGCTGGAGCCACGCCCATGACGAGGCGCGCAAGAAAGCGCAGGAGCATTTCGGCGACAAGATCAAGACGAACTACGTCGAGAACGTCGCCGAGGGCCCGGATGCGGAACGCGTCATCCGCCAGCTCGCGCAGCAGGGTAACAAGCTCATCTTCACGACGTCGTTCGGCTTCATGAATTCGACGATCAAGGTCGCGAAGCAGTTTCCGGACGTGCATTTCGAGCATGCCACCGGCTACAAGACGGCCGACAATGTCGGCATCTACAATGCCCGCTTCTATGAAGGCCGCGCCGTCATCGGCACGATCGCCGGCATGATGTCGAAATCCGGCAAGGCGGGCTATGTCGGCTCCGTGCCGATCCCGGAAGTGGTGCGCGGCATCAACGCCTTCACGCTCGCCGCGCAGAAGGTCAATCCGGACTTCACCACGCAGGTCGTGTGGGTGAACTCCTGGTACGATCCGGCCAAGGAAGCCGACGCCGCCAAGGCGCTGATCGACCAGGGCTGCGATATCATTTCCCAGCACACCGATTCCCCGGCGCCGCTGCAGGCCGCCGAGCAGCGCGGCGTTTATGCCTTCGGCCAGGCCTCCAACATGATCGACTTCGCGCCGAAGGCGCATCTGACGGCGATCACCGACAATTGGGGCCCCTATTACATCGACCAGATCCAGAAACAGCTCGACGGCGAATGGGAGCCGGGCAACATCTGGTGGGGCATCGAGAAGGGTCTCGTCGGCATCGCGCCCTACAACGACATCATGCCGGCCGATGTGAAGGAAGCCGCCGACAAGGTGAAGAACGGCATCGCCTCGGGCGAGATCCATCCCTTCTCCGGCCCGATCACCGACCAGTCCGGCGAAGTGAAGGTGCCGGAAGGCGACACGATCCCGGACGAGCAGCTCCTGGGGCTCGACTGGTACGTGAAGGGCGTTCAGAGCTAA
- a CDS encoding urate hydroxylase PuuD codes for MGAIVWEWLSLAVRFVHVITGIAWIGSSFYFIALDLGLRRREGLPDGVTGEAWQVHGGGFYHMQKYAVAPHFMPDELTWFKWESYFTFLSGFVLLCIVYYFGAELFLIDPSIADIPEWGAVLIGLAGLGSGWLAYDRLCRSPLGRHDTLLFVVLFVFLVVAFFLFCHVFSGRGAFIHCGALIATIMTANVFFVIIPNQKIVVADLKAGREPAAHLGKAAKQRSLHNNYLTLPVLFFMLSNHYPLAFATEWNWLIAILVLPTGALIRHFFNTMHRTGRKLWWPWAVVAVLVAAIVALSRFPGYGPQEAADARIDKDPELALMASMHFDEAQAIVMGHCSMCHAAEPLFEGVHTAPKGVLLDTPEEVARNWQRIDMQAVRSKAMPPPGVAVISPEERQTLAAWIGSRSAW; via the coding sequence ATGGGTGCGATCGTCTGGGAATGGCTGAGCCTTGCCGTGCGCTTCGTGCACGTGATCACCGGCATCGCCTGGATCGGCTCATCGTTTTATTTCATCGCGCTCGATCTCGGCCTCAGGCGCCGTGAGGGACTGCCGGACGGCGTCACCGGCGAGGCCTGGCAGGTGCATGGCGGCGGCTTCTACCACATGCAGAAATATGCCGTGGCGCCGCATTTCATGCCGGACGAGCTCACCTGGTTCAAATGGGAGAGCTATTTCACCTTCCTCTCCGGCTTCGTGCTCCTCTGCATCGTCTATTATTTCGGCGCCGAGCTCTTCCTGATCGACCCGTCGATCGCCGATATTCCCGAATGGGGCGCGGTTCTCATCGGCCTTGCCGGTCTCGGCTCCGGCTGGCTCGCCTATGACCGGCTCTGCCGCTCGCCGCTCGGGCGCCACGACACGCTTCTTTTCGTCGTGCTCTTCGTCTTTCTGGTCGTGGCCTTCTTCCTCTTCTGCCACGTCTTTTCCGGGCGCGGCGCCTTCATCCATTGCGGTGCGCTCATCGCCACGATCATGACGGCGAACGTCTTCTTCGTGATCATTCCGAACCAGAAGATCGTGGTCGCCGACCTGAAGGCGGGGCGGGAGCCGGCCGCGCATCTCGGCAAGGCGGCGAAGCAGCGCTCGCTGCACAACAATTATCTGACGCTGCCCGTCCTCTTCTTCATGCTGTCGAACCATTATCCGCTCGCTTTCGCGACAGAGTGGAACTGGCTGATCGCCATTCTGGTGCTGCCGACAGGCGCGCTCATCCGGCATTTCTTCAACACGATGCATCGGACGGGCCGGAAGCTCTGGTGGCCCTGGGCGGTGGTCGCCGTGCTCGTCGCCGCGATCGTGGCGCTGTCGCGCTTTCCGGGCTACGGGCCGCAGGAGGCGGCGGATGCCAGGATCGACAAGGATCCCGAGCTCGCTCTGATGGCCTCGATGCATTTCGACGAGGCGCAGGCGATCGTCATGGGGCATTGCTCCATGTGCCACGCCGCCGAGCCTTTGTTTGAAGGGGTTCACACGGCGCCGAAGGGCGTGCTCCTCGACACACCCGAAGAGGTGGCCCGCAACTGGCAGAGGATCGACATGCAGGCGGTGCGCTCCAAAGCCATGCCGCCGCCGGGGGTTGCCGTGATCAGCCCCGAGGAACGGCAGACGCTCGCCGCCTGGATCGGAAGCCGGTCGGCATGGTGA
- a CDS encoding ABC transporter ATP-binding protein, producing the protein MATEGKPPRLALEGITKRFPGVLANDDVSFSVAPGEIHALLGENGAGKSTLVKIIYGVLQADEGRVLWDGEPVSIANPKAARRLGIGMVFQHFSLFEAMTVLENIALGLDHSFSWRELQQRVGDILKTYDLPLDPNREVHTLSVGERQRIEIVRSLLQSPKLLIMDEPTSVLTPQEVERLFETLRRLAAEGCSILYISHKLNEIQALCDTATILRGGQVVATCDPREESARSMAEMMIGASLRDVSRKPGTDFGPERLRVTHLSAPGEGPFGVPLKDINLSVRAGEVVGIAGVAGNGQNELLAALVGEIEGAESGNIFLDGVPSIAAHVGDRRRDGMCSVPEERNGHGAVPACSLTDNAVLTARHRMELASHGFIRYGAAEKYAEQVIAAFDVKATGPRAPAASLSGGNLQKFIMGREILQKPDVLIVSQPTWGVDAGAAAAIHQALVDLAAAGSAILLISQDLDELLALCDRIAVINGGVLSEMLDVEGISIERVGLLMGGMHGEDAAGSGGDGGGPRQGPREEQVHAA; encoded by the coding sequence ATGGCGACGGAAGGCAAACCGCCACGGCTCGCGCTTGAAGGTATTACCAAGCGTTTTCCGGGCGTTCTCGCCAATGATGATGTGAGCTTCTCCGTCGCGCCGGGCGAGATCCACGCGCTTCTCGGCGAGAACGGGGCGGGCAAATCGACGCTCGTCAAGATCATCTACGGCGTCCTGCAGGCCGACGAAGGCCGGGTGCTGTGGGACGGCGAGCCGGTTTCGATCGCCAATCCTAAGGCCGCGCGGCGCCTCGGCATCGGCATGGTCTTTCAGCATTTCTCGCTGTTTGAGGCGATGACGGTTCTGGAAAACATCGCCCTCGGCCTCGACCATTCCTTCAGCTGGCGCGAGTTGCAGCAGCGCGTCGGCGACATCCTCAAGACCTACGATCTGCCGCTCGATCCGAACCGCGAGGTGCACACTCTGTCGGTGGGCGAGCGCCAGCGCATCGAGATCGTGCGCTCGCTCCTGCAATCGCCGAAACTTCTGATCATGGACGAGCCGACCTCCGTGTTGACGCCGCAGGAGGTGGAACGGCTTTTCGAGACCTTGCGCCGGCTGGCCGCGGAAGGCTGCTCGATCCTTTATATCTCCCACAAGCTCAACGAGATTCAGGCGCTCTGCGACACCGCCACGATCCTGCGCGGCGGGCAGGTCGTCGCCACCTGCGACCCGCGCGAGGAATCGGCGAGATCGATGGCCGAGATGATGATCGGCGCCTCCTTGCGCGACGTGAGCCGCAAGCCCGGCACCGACTTCGGCCCGGAACGGCTGCGCGTCACGCATCTTTCTGCGCCGGGCGAGGGGCCGTTCGGCGTTCCCCTCAAAGACATCAATCTCTCGGTGCGCGCCGGCGAGGTCGTGGGGATCGCGGGCGTTGCCGGTAACGGCCAGAACGAATTGCTGGCGGCTCTCGTCGGCGAGATCGAGGGCGCGGAAAGCGGCAACATCTTTCTCGACGGGGTGCCCTCCATCGCCGCACATGTTGGCGACAGGCGGCGCGACGGCATGTGCTCCGTGCCGGAAGAGCGCAACGGCCACGGCGCCGTTCCGGCCTGCTCACTCACCGACAATGCCGTCTTGACCGCGCGCCATCGCATGGAACTGGCGAGCCACGGCTTCATCCGCTATGGGGCGGCGGAGAAATATGCCGAACAGGTGATTGCGGCCTTCGACGTGAAGGCGACGGGGCCGCGCGCACCGGCGGCGAGCCTGTCCGGCGGCAATCTGCAGAAATTCATCATGGGCCGCGAGATCCTGCAAAAGCCGGACGTCCTCATCGTCTCGCAGCCGACCTGGGGCGTCGATGCGGGCGCGGCGGCTGCCATCCACCAGGCGCTCGTCGACCTTGCCGCCGCCGGTTCGGCGATCCTCCTGATCAGCCAGGATCTCGACGAGCTTCTGGCGTTGTGCGATCGCATCGCCGTCATCAATGGCGGCGTCTTGTCGGAGATGCTCGACGTGGAGGGGATCTCGATCGAAAGAGTGGGCCTGTTGATGGGCGGCATGCATGGCGAGGATGCCGCCGGGAGTGGCGGCGACGGCGGCGGGCCGCGCCAGGGGCCCCGCGAGGAGCAAGTTCATGCGGCTTAG
- a CDS encoding ABC transporter permease: MTLVGAATPILLAALGELVVEKSGVLNLGLEGMMLIGAVTAFGVTFTTGSASLGLVAAMAAGAAASMIFAFLTLTLTANQVATGLALTIFGIGLSSLIGQNFVGRTVSGLEHIFPAALADDPIGRVVFGYSPLVYLSLVMTAFVAWFLTRSRAGLILRAIGESDEAAHSIGYSVIRVRYLAVAFGGAMAGLGGAYYSLVMTPMWADRLTAGRGWIALALVVFASWRPLRLLGGAYLFGAVMTLELHAKAAGINIVPPEFLAMLPYLATIVVLTLISIAPSGRRNAAPACLGKPFRATG, encoded by the coding sequence ATGACGCTTGTCGGCGCGGCGACGCCGATCCTTCTGGCGGCGCTCGGCGAGCTCGTCGTGGAAAAGAGCGGCGTGCTCAATCTCGGCCTCGAAGGCATGATGCTGATCGGCGCCGTCACCGCCTTCGGCGTGACCTTTACGACCGGCAGCGCCTCGCTCGGTCTCGTCGCCGCGATGGCGGCGGGGGCCGCCGCCTCGATGATTTTTGCGTTCCTGACGCTGACCCTGACCGCCAATCAGGTGGCGACCGGGCTCGCGCTGACGATCTTCGGCATCGGCCTTTCCTCCCTCATCGGGCAGAATTTCGTCGGCCGCACGGTGAGCGGGCTCGAGCATATCTTCCCCGCCGCGCTCGCCGACGATCCGATCGGGCGCGTCGTCTTCGGCTATTCGCCGCTCGTCTATCTTTCGCTCGTCATGACGGCGTTCGTTGCCTGGTTCCTCACGCGCTCGCGCGCCGGCCTCATCCTGCGGGCGATCGGGGAAAGCGACGAGGCGGCGCATTCGATCGGCTATTCGGTCATCCGCGTGCGCTATCTCGCGGTCGCCTTCGGCGGGGCGATGGCCGGGCTTGGCGGCGCCTATTACTCGCTGGTGATGACGCCGATGTGGGCCGACCGGCTGACGGCGGGGCGCGGATGGATCGCGCTGGCGCTCGTCGTCTTCGCCTCCTGGCGGCCGCTCCGGCTTTTGGGCGGCGCCTATCTCTTCGGCGCGGTGATGACGCTCGAACTTCACGCCAAGGCCGCCGGCATCAATATCGTGCCGCCGGAATTTCTGGCGATGCTGCCCTATCTTGCGACCATCGTGGTCCTGACCTTGATTTCGATCGCGCCGTCCGGCCGCCGCAACGCGGCCCCGGCCTGTCTCGGCAAACCCTTCCGCGCCACCGGTTGA